The Betaproteobacteria bacterium genome segment GCAGAACGCGATGCGGCTGGGCGCGCAGGGCATCAAGATCATGAGCGCAGGGCGCTTGAACGGCGCCGAGATCGCGCGTACCGAGTGGTATCGCGAAGGCCGCGTGCCGCTGCATACCCTGCGCGCGGACATCGACTACGGTGTCTCCGAGGCGAAGACCACCTACGGTGTCATCGGCATCAAGGTGTGGGTGTTCAAGGGCGAGGTGATGGCGCACGGCGAGCAGCCCGCGCAGGCGCCGGCAGCCGAACCGGAGCGCAAGGGGCGGCCGGGTGACGGTGAGCGCCGCGGACGCAAACCAGGAGTGAAGCATGCTGCAGCCAGCTAGACAGAAGTACCGCAAGCAGCAGAAGGGGCGCAATACCGGGGTCGCCACCCGCGGGGCGAAGGTGAGCTTCGGGGAATTCGGGCTCAAGGCCGTCGGGCGCGGGCGTCTGACCGCGCGCCAGATCGAGGCGGCGCGGCGGGCGATGACGCGTCACATCAAGCGCGGCGGCCGCATCTGGATCCGCATCTTTCCGGACAAGCCGATCTCCCGCAAACCTGCGGAAGTGCGCATGGGTAACGGCAAGGGCAACCCGGAGTATTTCGTGGCCGAGATTCAGCCGGGCAAGGTGCTGTACGAGATGGACGGCGTGGACGAAGCCGCGGCGCGCGAGGCGTTCCGGCTGGCGGCGGCCAAGCTGCCGATCATGACCACGTTCGTGAGCCGGCAGGTGGGGTAAGCGATGAATACGACGGAGATGAGATCGAGGTCACCGGCGCAGCTCCAGCAGGAGTTGATGGACCTCCTGAAGGCGCAGTTCAGCCTGCGCATGCAGCACGCCACACAGCAGCTCTCCAATCCGAGCCAGCTGCGCAAGGTGCGGCGGGACATCGCGCGGGTGCGCACTATCCTCAGCGAGAAGGCAAGGCAGGCATGAGCGAGAACACGGTAGCGCGGGCGCTGTTCGGGCGCGTGGTGAGCGACAAGATGGACAAGACCGTCACCGTCCTGGTCGAGCGGAAGGTGAAGCATCCGGTCTACGGCAAGGTCATGACGCGCTCGAAGAAGTATCACGCGCACGACGAGCAGAACGAGTTTCACGAAGGCGACCTGGTCGAGATCGTCGAGTGTCGGCCGCTTTCCAAGACCAAGGCGTGGCGCGTATCGCGCCTGCTGGAGAAGTCGCGCGGCATCTAGGCCACGCGATGCTCGACGCCGGGCTTGCTCCCCGGCGCAAGCTTCACTAAAATGCGCGGTTTTCCGAAGGTCGCCATCCTGATTGCAGGGGCGATCAACTACCCGGGCGGGTTCCAAGACTGACCGTCTGTGATCCGGGCGCAACACGGCCCGGGACGGATCAAGTTGGAAGAGGCGAAATAGCCATGATTCAGATGCAGAGTGTGCTCGACGTTGCCGACAACACCGGCGCACGGTCCGTCATGTGCATCAAGGTGCTGGGCGGCTCGAAGCGGCGTTACGCCAGCATCGGCGATGTCATCAAGGTGACCGTCAAGGATGCCGCCCCGCGCGGGCGCGTGAAGAAGGGCGAAGTCTACAGCGCCGTGGTCGTGCGCACGGCAAAGGGCGTGCGGCGCGCCGACGGCTCGCTCATCCGCTTCGACAACAACGCGGCGGTGCTGCTCAACAACAAGCTCGAGCCGATCGGCACGCGGATCTTCGGGCCGGTGACGCGCGAGTTGCGCACCGAGCGCTTCATGAAGATCGTGTCGCTCGCGCCGGAAGTGCTCTGAACAGGCTGAGGCTCACATGCGCAAGATCAGGAAGGGTGACAGCGTGATCGTCATCGCCGGCAAGGACAAGGGCAAGCGCGGCACCGTGCTGCGCGTGGTCGACGCCGAGCACGTTCTCGTCGAAGGCGTGAACCGGGTGAAGAAGCACCAGCGCGGCAACCCCATGAAGGGCACCACCGGCGGCATCGTCGACAAGGAGATGCCGCTGCACGTGTCGAACGTCGCCATCTACAACCCGGCGACGCAGAAGGCCGACCGCGTTGGCTTCCGCATCCTCGAGGACAAGCGCAAGGTGCGGTTCTTCAAGTCCAACGGCGAACTCATCGAGGCGTAAGGACAAGCGATGGCCCGTTTGCAAGACCATTATCGCCAGCACGTGGTGCCGGACCTCATGAAGCGGTTCGGCTACAAGTCGCTGCTCGAAGTGCCGCGCATCCAGAAGATCACCCTCAACATGGGTGTGGGCGAGGCGGTGGCGGACAAGAAGGTGATGGATAACGCCGTGGGCGACATGGAGAAGATCGCCGGGCAGAAGCCCGTGGTCACCAAGGCGCGCAAGTCGATCGCGAACTTCAAGATCCGTGCGGGCTATCCCATCGGCTGCATGGTGACGCTGCGCGGGGCGCGCATGTACGAGTTCCTCGACCGCCTGGTGAGCATCGCGATCCCGCGCATCCGCGATTTCCGCGGCATGTCCGGGCGTGCCTTCGACGGTCGCGGCAACTACAACCTCGGCGTGAAGGAGCAGATCATCTTCCCCGAGATCGAGTACGACAAGATCGACGTGCTGCGCGGCATGAACATCACCATCACCACCACCGCGAAGAGCGACGAGGAGGGAAAAGCGCTCCTCTCCGCATTCAAGTTTCCGTTCCGGAATTAGGAAGCCATGGCCAAGCTGTCGCTGGTTAACCGTGAGAACAAGCGCCGCAAGGCAGTTGCGAAGTTCGCCGCGCGGCGCGCCGAGCTGATTGCCGTCGTGCGCGACGCAAAGCTGTCGGACGAAGAAAAGGACGCGGCACGCGCCAAGCTGCAGGCGCTGCCCCGCAACGCGAGCCCGGTGCGCCTGCGCAACCGCTGCGCGCTGACCGGACGCCCGCGCGGCGTCTATCGCAAGTTCGGGCTCGGCCGCAACAAGCTGCGTGACATCGCCATGCGCGGCGAGATCCCGGGCATGATCAAGGCGAGCTGGTAGGAGCTTTCAGTATGAGCATGAACGATCCGGTCGCGGACATGCTGACGCGCATTCGCAACGCCCAGAGTGCGGAGAAGGTGTCCGTCTCGATGCCCTCCTCGAAGCTCAAGGTGTCCATCGCCCAGGTGCTCAAGGACGAGGGCTACATCGAGGACTTCGCGGTGCGCGGCGATGCCGGCAAGCCGCAGCTCGAAATCGGCCTCAAGTATTACGCCGGCCACCCGGTGATCGAGAAGATCGAGCGCGTGAGCCGGCCAGGGCTACGCATCTACAAGGGGTCGGGCGACATTCCGCGCGTCATGAACGGGCTCGGCATCGCGATCGTGTCCACCTCGCGGGGCGTGATGACGGATCGCAAGGCGCGCGCGTCCGGCGTGGGCGGCGAAGTGCTCTGCATCGTCGCCTGAGCGCCGACCTTCGGAGAGTCGATACATGTCTCGTGTAGCAAAGATTCCGGTGACCGTGCCGTCCGGTGTCGACGTGACCGTGACCGACACGCAGATCGTCGTCAAAGGGCCGCTCGGCACGCTGACGCAGGCGCTGCCGCGCCGCGTGGTGCTGGAACGCGATGGCGACAAGATCCAGGTCAGGGCCGCGGATGTGTCGCAGGAGTCCGGTGCCATGTCGGGGACGGCGCGGGCGCTGCTCGGCAACATGGTCCAAGGCGTGACCAAGGGCTTCGAGCGCAAGCTGCAGCTGGTGGGTGTGGGCTATCGCGCGCAGGCGGCGGGCGACACCCTGAACCTCACGCTAGGCTTCTCGCATCCGGTCGCGCACAAGATGCCGAAGGGCGTCAAGGTGGAAACGCCGACCCAGACCGACGTGGTGGTGAAGGGCATCGACAAGCAGCTCGTCGGGCAGGTGGCGGCGGAAATCCGCGCCTACCGGAAGCCCGAGCCGTACAAGGGCAAGGGCGTGCGTTATGCCGATGAAGTCGTGGTCCTGAAAGAGACCAAGAAGAAGTAACGAGACGATGAGCGACAAGAATGAATCGCGGTTGCGCCGGGCGCGCCGCACCCGAGCCAAGATCGCCGAACTCAGGCAGGTGCGCCTGTCCGTGCATCGGAGCAACTGCCACATCTACGCGCAGGTGATCAGCGCCGAAGGCGATCGGGTGCTGACCAGCGCCTCGACGCTCGAGCCCGAGGTGCGGCAGTCGCTCAAGTCCGGCGGCAACGCCGCGGCGGCGGCCGCGGTGGGCAAGCGCATCGCGGAGAAGGCGCGCGGCCTCGGCATCGAGCAGGTGGCGTTCGACCGCTCCGGGTACCGTTATCACGGACGGGTGAAGGCGCTGGCGGAGGCCGCCCGCGAGGCCGGCCTCAAGTTCTAGGCGGAGTCGATCATGGCGAGAATGCAACCCAAGATGCAGTCGGGCGAGGATCGCGGCGACGGCCTCAAGGAAAAGATGATCTCGGTGAACCGCGTCACGAAGGTCGTGAAGGGCGGTCGTATCCTCGGCTTCGCTGCGCTCACGGTGGTCGGCGACGGTGACGGCGGCATCGGCATGGGCAAGGGCAAGGCGCGCGAAGTGCCGGTGGCGGTGCAGAAGGCGCTCGACGAAGCGCGCCGCAAGCTCTTCAAGGTGAGCCTCAAGGGCGGCACGCTGCACCACTCGGTCATCGGCAAGCACGGCGCGAGCACTGTCTACATCCAGCCTGCCTCCGAGGGGACGGGCATCATCGCCGGCGGCGCCATGCGTGCCGTGTTCGAGGTGATGGGCGTGACCAACGTGCTCGCCAAGTGCTTCGGCTCGACCAATCCGTACAACGTCGTGCGTGCCACGTTGAACGGCCTTGCCGCGATGAACACCCCCGCCGAGATCGCCGCCAAGCGCGGCAAGTCGGTCGAAGAAGTCACGGGATGACGGTCATGGCGGAAGCGCAGAAGAAAGTCCGGGTGACCCTGGTCAGGAGCGTGATCGGCACGCTCGCGTCGCATCGCGCGTGCGTGCGCGGCCTCGGCCTCAAGCGGCTGAATCAGAGCGTCGAGGTCGTGGACACCCCTGCCGTTCGCGGCATGATCCGCAAGGTGAGCTACCTGCTGAAGTGCGAGGACTGACATGCAACTCAACACGCTGAAGCCCGCTGCTGGCGCGAAGCGCGCACGGCGCCGGGTCGGCCGCGGCATCGGCAGCGGCCTGGGCAAGACCGCGGGCCGCGGCCACAAGGGTCAGAAGGCGCGCGCGGGCGGCTTCCACAAGGTGGGTTTCGAGGGTGGTCAGATGCCGCTGCAGCGACGGCTGCCGAAGCGCGGTTTCACGCCGCTCGATGCAGGCTCGACCGAGGAAGTGCGACTGGCGGCGCTCGGCGCCGTGCAGGCCGAGGTCATCGACCTGTCAGCGCTCAGGGCAGCCGGCCTCGTGAGCAGCACGGCGCTCGCCGCAAAGGTCATTCTCAAGGGCAAGATCGAGCGCGCCGTGACGCTGAAGGGCGTGCTCGTCACCAAGGGCGCGCGCACGGCGATCGAAGCCGCGGGCGGCAGCATCGAGGCCTGAAGGACGCACTCGGGTGGCTTCCACGACATCGGCACTCGGCCTGGGCGGACGCTTCGGTGATCTGCGCCGGCGCCTGCTGTTCCTGCTGGGTGCGCTGATCGTCTACCGCATCGGCGCGCACATTCCGGTGCCGGGCATCGACCCGGTGGTGCTGGAAGAACTCTTCCGCTCGCAGCGCGGCGGCATCCTCGACATGTTCAACATGTTCTCGGGCGGTGCCCTCTCGCGCTTCACGATCTTCGCGCTGGGCATCATGCCGTACATCTCGGCCTCCATCATCATGCAGCTTATGACGGTGGTGGTGCCGAGCCTGGAGGCGCTCAAGAAGGAGGGGGAGGCGGGCCGCCGCAAGATCACGCAGTACACGCGCTACGGCACGGTGGTGCTGGCGACCTTCCAGGCGGTGGGCATTTCCGTCGCCCTCGAAGGGCAGGCGGGGCTCGTCTTCGAACCCGGGCCGCTCTTCCGCTTCAACACGGTCATCACGCTCGTCACCGGCACCATGTTTCTCATGTGGCTCGGCGAGCAGATCACCGAGCGCGGCCTCGGCAACGGCATCTCGATCATCATCTTCGCCGGCATCGCAGCCGGCCTGCCGCATGCCATCGGCGGCACACTGGAACTCGCGCGCACCGGTGCCTTCTCGATCCCGTTCGTCCTGCTGCTCTTCGCCGCGGCGGTTCTGGTGACCACCTTCGTCGTCTTCGTCGAGCGCGGTCAGCGCAAGATTCTGGTGAATTACGCCAAGCGCCAGGTGGGCAAGCGCATCTACGGCGGACAGACCTCGTTTCTGCCGCTCAAGGTCAACATGGCCGGCGTGATTCCGCCGATTTTCGCCTCCAGCATCATCCTGTTCCCGGCGACCATCGCCGGCATGTTCGGCCAGAGCGAAAGCACCAACTGGCTGCGCGATCTCGCGGCAACCCTGCACCCGGGGCAGCCGGTGTACGTGCTGTTGTACGCGGGCGCCATCATATTCTTCTGCTTTTTCTACACCGCACTCGTCTTCAATCCGAAGGAGACGGCCGACAACCTGAAAAAGAGCGGCGCTTTCGTCCCCGGCATCCGGCCCGGCGATCAGACGGCGAAGTACGTCGAGAAGATCCTGACGCGTCTGACGCTCGCCGGTGCGGCATACGTCACGCTGGTGTGCCTGCTGCCGGAGTTTCTCATCGTGAAGTGGAACGTGCCGTTCTATTTCGGCGGCACGAGCCTGCTTATCGTGGTGGTGGTGACGATGGATTTCTGGGCGCAGGTTCAGGCTTACATGATCTCGCACCAGTACGAGCCGCTGTTGAAGAAGTCGCCGATCAAGGGCGGTCTCCCGCGCCCGCGCTAGGACTGCATGTCGAAGGAAGAAACGATCCAGATGCAGGGCGAGGTCGTGGAGACCCTGCCCAACGCGACGTTCCGCGTGAAGCTCGAAAACGGCCACATCGTTCTCGGGCACATTTCGGGCAAGATGCGCATGCACTACATCCGCATACT includes the following:
- the rplP gene encoding 50S ribosomal protein L16; the encoded protein is MLQPARQKYRKQQKGRNTGVATRGAKVSFGEFGLKAVGRGRLTARQIEAARRAMTRHIKRGGRIWIRIFPDKPISRKPAEVRMGNGKGNPEYFVAEIQPGKVLYEMDGVDEAAAREAFRLAAAKLPIMTTFVSRQVG
- the rpmC gene encoding 50S ribosomal protein L29 yields the protein MNTTEMRSRSPAQLQQELMDLLKAQFSLRMQHATQQLSNPSQLRKVRRDIARVRTILSEKARQA
- the rpsQ gene encoding 30S ribosomal protein S17, with protein sequence MSENTVARALFGRVVSDKMDKTVTVLVERKVKHPVYGKVMTRSKKYHAHDEQNEFHEGDLVEIVECRPLSKTKAWRVSRLLEKSRGI
- the rplN gene encoding 50S ribosomal protein L14; this encodes MIQMQSVLDVADNTGARSVMCIKVLGGSKRRYASIGDVIKVTVKDAAPRGRVKKGEVYSAVVVRTAKGVRRADGSLIRFDNNAAVLLNNKLEPIGTRIFGPVTRELRTERFMKIVSLAPEVL
- the rplX gene encoding 50S ribosomal protein L24; protein product: MRKIRKGDSVIVIAGKDKGKRGTVLRVVDAEHVLVEGVNRVKKHQRGNPMKGTTGGIVDKEMPLHVSNVAIYNPATQKADRVGFRILEDKRKVRFFKSNGELIEA
- the rplE gene encoding 50S ribosomal protein L5; this translates as MARLQDHYRQHVVPDLMKRFGYKSLLEVPRIQKITLNMGVGEAVADKKVMDNAVGDMEKIAGQKPVVTKARKSIANFKIRAGYPIGCMVTLRGARMYEFLDRLVSIAIPRIRDFRGMSGRAFDGRGNYNLGVKEQIIFPEIEYDKIDVLRGMNITITTTAKSDEEGKALLSAFKFPFRN
- the rpsN gene encoding 30S ribosomal protein S14, whose translation is MAKLSLVNRENKRRKAVAKFAARRAELIAVVRDAKLSDEEKDAARAKLQALPRNASPVRLRNRCALTGRPRGVYRKFGLGRNKLRDIAMRGEIPGMIKASW
- the rpsH gene encoding 30S ribosomal protein S8, which produces MSMNDPVADMLTRIRNAQSAEKVSVSMPSSKLKVSIAQVLKDEGYIEDFAVRGDAGKPQLEIGLKYYAGHPVIEKIERVSRPGLRIYKGSGDIPRVMNGLGIAIVSTSRGVMTDRKARASGVGGEVLCIVA
- the rplF gene encoding 50S ribosomal protein L6, with the protein product MSRVAKIPVTVPSGVDVTVTDTQIVVKGPLGTLTQALPRRVVLERDGDKIQVRAADVSQESGAMSGTARALLGNMVQGVTKGFERKLQLVGVGYRAQAAGDTLNLTLGFSHPVAHKMPKGVKVETPTQTDVVVKGIDKQLVGQVAAEIRAYRKPEPYKGKGVRYADEVVVLKETKKK
- the rplR gene encoding 50S ribosomal protein L18, whose translation is MSDKNESRLRRARRTRAKIAELRQVRLSVHRSNCHIYAQVISAEGDRVLTSASTLEPEVRQSLKSGGNAAAAAAVGKRIAEKARGLGIEQVAFDRSGYRYHGRVKALAEAAREAGLKF
- the rpsE gene encoding 30S ribosomal protein S5, with translation MARMQPKMQSGEDRGDGLKEKMISVNRVTKVVKGGRILGFAALTVVGDGDGGIGMGKGKAREVPVAVQKALDEARRKLFKVSLKGGTLHHSVIGKHGASTVYIQPASEGTGIIAGGAMRAVFEVMGVTNVLAKCFGSTNPYNVVRATLNGLAAMNTPAEIAAKRGKSVEEVTG
- the rpmD gene encoding 50S ribosomal protein L30; translated protein: MAEAQKKVRVTLVRSVIGTLASHRACVRGLGLKRLNQSVEVVDTPAVRGMIRKVSYLLKCED
- the rplO gene encoding 50S ribosomal protein L15; this encodes MQLNTLKPAAGAKRARRRVGRGIGSGLGKTAGRGHKGQKARAGGFHKVGFEGGQMPLQRRLPKRGFTPLDAGSTEEVRLAALGAVQAEVIDLSALRAAGLVSSTALAAKVILKGKIERAVTLKGVLVTKGARTAIEAAGGSIEA
- the secY gene encoding preprotein translocase subunit SecY, which gives rise to MASTTSALGLGGRFGDLRRRLLFLLGALIVYRIGAHIPVPGIDPVVLEELFRSQRGGILDMFNMFSGGALSRFTIFALGIMPYISASIIMQLMTVVVPSLEALKKEGEAGRRKITQYTRYGTVVLATFQAVGISVALEGQAGLVFEPGPLFRFNTVITLVTGTMFLMWLGEQITERGLGNGISIIIFAGIAAGLPHAIGGTLELARTGAFSIPFVLLLFAAAVLVTTFVVFVERGQRKILVNYAKRQVGKRIYGGQTSFLPLKVNMAGVIPPIFASSIILFPATIAGMFGQSESTNWLRDLAATLHPGQPVYVLLYAGAIIFFCFFYTALVFNPKETADNLKKSGAFVPGIRPGDQTAKYVEKILTRLTLAGAAYVTLVCLLPEFLIVKWNVPFYFGGTSLLIVVVVTMDFWAQVQAYMISHQYEPLLKKSPIKGGLPRPR
- the infA gene encoding translation initiation factor IF-1, translated to MSKEETIQMQGEVVETLPNATFRVKLENGHIVLGHISGKMRMHYIRILPGDKVTVELTPYDLSRARIVFRAK